The Dreissena polymorpha isolate Duluth1 chromosome 4, UMN_Dpol_1.0, whole genome shotgun sequence region CAAAGGTCAAGCTTGgtattattttgcttttgatATGGCTGATCACATGTATTGCTTTGACTGTTACATATGTTCTTATAACCATGGATGAAAAACTTCAAAGTGAGAGTCTCTCCTCAAGCAAAGCATTCCATTTCAAACTGGGAGTTCAGATAGTTTGGTTTATCCTCATGATATTGCTGGTATCTATCATGCTAGCCATACACCTACACACAAAAGTCTGGAGAGAACGCATGGTTACAGAAATATCAAACTTGCATTCCAATGAAAACTTCACTGTACCTTCCCTGATCGTGAAAAGTGTGGAAGAGATAGATGAAGAAGACATAGAGGAAAGTTCAGTAGCACTACCATCGCCAGACATTGTGAAGGACTCTCCTGGCAACGGATCGCCAACCTCGAGGTGCTCAAAGAGTGCCCTGAAGAAGCGCAGTGCGTCACCATCGTCACAGAAGGTGCTGTTTGCAGATACACCTAGCCCCACAAGAGACGCACCAAGTCCTAAGTTCGGAGAACGGCTTAAGAAGTCTCAAAACCACCTTGATGTCAACATGGCTGCAATTCTTGGTCGCAGGAGGCATACAATAGCACAAATAACTGACCCACAGCTTGATCACTTACAGAAAGCTAAAAACTACAATTATGTCAGGAAGTTTTCAGTTGATATATCAGCTTTGCAAGCCCAGCTTGAGAATCCTAAAATACACAACAGCTTTCCATTCCATTCCCAGCAAGATATTAAAAACACAGATAAAGAGAGTACCGAAAGGCCAATCAGTTTTGGTTCTCAGCAGAAGTGCAACAGAAGAAGCAGGGACGAGATGTTGACAAGTCAGGAAATAAAAGAGGAACCGGAAAACGAATTTGATCACAATGAGGAAGAGACTGGACAGAACCCCAGAAGACCTGAAAACTTCCCTGAGCCGTCAGTCCCCTCGGTTCCATCACCATGTGCAAGTGTGAGGTCGATGCTCTCTGCAAGGGATTCTATCTGTCCAACACCTCCTATGATTAGTCTCACCCCGATAAATGGTGAGGAAAAGCACATAGACATTAACAGCGTGGAAGAAAATGACATTGAGGATTCCAACCTTTCGAGCCAGTATGCCGCCGAAAGACTGCATAAACCTTGCAAGCTTTCCTGTCTTTTAGTGTTAACCTTTGTATTAAGTATTTTGCCCATGTTTATAACAGAAATTCTCTGGGATTTATGTCTCTCCAATGCGGCTTATCTGAACACAGCTACGTGCATGACAGCAATATCCATGGCCCAGACTATGATTTTCCCGCAAGTAATATTCTGCGTTGACGCCAGTATTAATAAAGCCGTTCACATTTCCTTTGTCACAGCCCGCCTGTTTATACTTGGATTAGTACATAAGAAAGAACATGTACCCACTAATGATATTTCAGATACAGAAGTCTGACTATATTTTGGACCTGCTATTAGGCTACACATTTTTCATGGGGATGATTAATTTAGagcaatgtttttatttaactatATAGTAAGGTTGAAATCTGATGCATGGAAATATATTAGCAGACAGTAGCACTTATAAAATCTGTTAGTAATGGCACTTTACTATGCATGATTGGCCTATCTTCATTTGTGATTATATAAAAATTAGCTGCAAAAATTATGTGAGCCAAATTAACAAAAGATTTTAATACATTATTGTATTACAGAGCCTGAAAGTATCCTTATAACTTTAATGAAAACACTTGTTCAActgttatttaatttattgtacTTCTTTATGAGTCACTGAATATTTGTGAAATAAGGATTAATCCATTTTAGTGTGTGCAACTCATTCAATGTTGTCATTATCTTCTTTCTCAGATTTGGCCAAACTATTGTTTATCTCCTAGTACATCTCACTGGGAACatttcatccaagatattatcactATTTTTTTACATGATGGATTGTTAACATCCTTAGAAATAGTTTATTTTAGACTCTGATATCTAATATATACTTTTCACATCATTACAAGAGCTAACAATATGTTGTCTGAGACCCATTACTGCAGAATGGTAATTTGCTCAATACTATAGATTCCTAGCCATGGCCTACAGCTGACATTTTAGATGTAGTACATCATTTGACAAATTTTGTTCACAAGCGCAAACATATATGATACCATCAGGTgttgacacattttttttaattgataaattaaagaaatttttctttaactaagaattcaaatgtttaatattctttcTTTCAAAACAGACACATTTTAATTGTCCatcttaattttaataataaaatttattattttactattCAATACATTTTAATCAATTAGATATGGTAAGATGAGATTTATATGGCAAAAATAGTGAGATAATTTGGCTAACACATTTTGCGGGAGTCACATTAGGAGGGAGTCGCATTTGatggaagtcacatttgatgGGAGTCATATTTGATGGGGTCACATTTGATGGGAGTCACATTTGATGGGAGTCACATTTGatggaagtcacatttgatgGGAGTAACATTTGATGGGAGTCACATTTTATGGGCGTCATATTTGATGGGAGTCATATTTGATGGGAGTCACATTTGATGGGATTCATATTTGTACATGTAGTATTTCCCTGAAAATCTGTCCATTGCAATGAGACCATTATTGGGAAGACTGACATACAAAGCAGTTATAAAGTTGGGATGTTGGTGCAGTGTGGCCTCAGGTGGCTCATTAAATTTCAAGTGGGCATTGATCCAGAAAAATATTATATAAGGCCTGAACTTAAAGTTTAATACTACCATTTTTCCTGCTAGGATGCTGAAACTTGTGTTTAGTTAGGATACTTGGTGATTTGacctttgtttttaaatgtttcatgATATTTACACTTACAGTTAACACATTCAAattctaacaatttaaaattctGCTTTATCTTACAAtgataaattttttattttttattttgtcaaatgtcttgaaattgaGTGGAGAATCGGCAATTAACATCAAAACTTGCAAGACGATTACAAATTTCTTATTGACTGAGTGCAAGAATAAATTAATTGTACACCCTCTATATATACCatatatatgttatttgtaattctGTTCCACTTCAGTGTTCTATGTTtcttgtgattaaatattgttttaaatgtttagaGAGTTTTTGTGTTACTAACTACACTTGCCATTTTTAGAACAGTTTTGTGCCTTCAGGTTGCAGGTGAGCGACCTAAGTACTTTGGCTCTCTTGTTGAGTTACACATAGCAATTGTGTTGGGTTACATTATAAGCTATTTCTTAATGTTCTTTAAAGAGCCATATGAAGATGTTGGACTtgtatattaaccctttgcatgctgggaaatttgttgtctctgaatttctaaaatgagcattttcttcgattttttttccaaagaatactatcagaatagcaaacagtttggatcctgattagacgccacattctgtggcatctcatctggatccaaactgtttgcaaaggccttcaaaattcggttccagcaatgAAAGAGTTAACCAGAGCTTTAGGGGAACACTGACACCAACATTTGAGTGAGCAGTATAGTTCACAACTTGGTGATAAAGAGGGAAATAATGCTATTTGTTAGATTTAATTGCATTATTTCTCAGACTATATCTTAGTGGATTCAGATAAGGAGTGTGCTTAAAATCATTGGCAATATCAATATCATTATATCTGATGTTACATCAGTTGGGAATATTACATGGCTGTGGTGTTCCCATGTGTGGAATAgctttagtttattgaattacaATGTATTTATGAGCCCACAGGGCGAGTGGAGTACAATTCAGTACCCATCAGAACACGAAAATCATGAAATTCtctattaaatatattacaatgaaaAACAACATGACAAGTCATTAGATCCAACAATTGATGTATACATTCTAACCATGTAAATACcattacaagggctgtttgtaaaacatgcatgccccccatatgggctgtcagttgtagtggcagccattgtgtgaatatgttttttgtcactgtgaccttgacctttgacctagtgacctaaaaatcaatatgggttatctgccagtcatgatcaatgtacctatgaagtttcatgatcctaggcctaattatccttgagttatcatcaggaaaccattttactgtttcgagtcaccgtgacctttgacatagtgacctgaaaattaataggggccatctgccagtcatgatcaatgtacctaggaagtttcatgatccttggtgtaagcattcttgagttatcatccagaaaccattttactattttgagtcactgtgaccttgacctttgaccttgtgacctgaaaatcaataggggtcatctgccagtcatgatcaatgttcctaaaaaggtttcatcatcctaggcgtaagcattcttgagttatcatctggaaaccattttattgtttggagtcactgtgaccttgacctttgacctagtgacctgaaaatcaaaaggggtcatctgccagtcatgatcaatgtacctatgaagtttcatgatcctaggtgtaagcattcttgagttatcatccggaaacaattttactgtttcgagtcactgtgaccttgacctttgacctagtgacctgaaaatcaataggggtcatctgccagtcatgatcgatgttcctatgaagttttatgatcctaggttagtgattttttttgcccaaaattaccgccgatattcggctgcttcccaattgcaaaaattgatgttttttccccaaaatctgaccaaaatttcccaaaaaatgaccaaattttcccaacaaagccaataaaataaaacaatgtcatTTCGATCGATCCAATCGAGCTTGTCAAGTCGTCCCCAattgacaactgacttacgtattgttcgcgaatgtagccgaatacaattttacattgctATCCACGCATCTCTCTATATATTGCGGATGATACCGACGATAGTAAATGTATCCCGATTGagaacgcctgtttttacacacgtctaAGATAGCCGCAAGAAGACAAGAAATTTGCGATGAACATTGAAAATGATACATTCAAACTAACAACAAATAGCATATGTTTATTAGGGaataatttaatgcatgtgtcaattaacgcaaaatactacgcttgagattaaaaaacaacaaatattttattatttatgagaaatctgtacagtgaatgtgcgtcacggaaaccagtgttggaAAACTGAAGTTTAGTCTACTggcaaagttaaagcatttaagatgagaATCGTTCGAAAATGAAAGAGACAATAACAGTCTATTATGTAAAGTTGGAATACGACATTAATTCTAGAATGGACTGTTTCAGCTATATTTGCTTGGTTTTGACCATGCAAATGTcagtggtcataaaaacaaagattaaagCCATAAATTATAGAGTAATCAATTAAAATTAGATGGacctttgctcatgcaccgcatgggcaaaccccatttgctcatacaccgcatgggcaaaTCCCCTTTGCTCATGCATGGCATGGGCaaaccccctttgctcatacacatgcggtgcatgagcaaagggggtttgcccatgcggtgtatgagcaaagggggcTTGCCCATACGGTACTGAAACAGTCCATTCTAGAAttaatgtcttattccaactttaCATAACATACTGatcaaacatgatttgatttatatgttagtggatctgtgtataatcagattcatatgcatattctgctttattatgtttgtcacgctgtacagtttactgaaatagcattgaactgaggatgtcaagtgcaaggtaaacaaattaaatatattattttaactccatttaattaatacatcattaacacagcaagaacactaaagcgtgtttgttaatatttcttaatgttttcaccatatgatatatttaatttaaaaaaatgctgaatTATATTAATACTCTTAAGAAGCTGTGATTAAATGGTgtttttaagaatctatagattattgcaagtttaatatgcatgtggaaggatattaacttaacgttgtcttcattgtaagaaggcattaaagcagcactttataatataaaaatgctgtctgtcaaacatgcacttaacaattttaattctgtccttataatcatatttacaaTGCTTAATGTTCCAATTTCAAGTCTTATcgcgcgatttttcccaatttcatggtttatcgcgccaattttcccaatccaaatggcacaggctgtaacaaaaaaaaaagcaaaaaaaatcactttaggtgtaagcattcttgagttatcatccggaaaccattttactatttctaatcactgtgaccttaacctttgacctagtgacctgaaaatcaatagggatcatctgccaggcatgatcaatgtacctaggtagtttcatgatcctaggtgtaagcatccttgagttatcatccagaaaccattttactattttgagtcactgtgaccttgacctttgacatagtgacctgaaaatcaataggggtcatctgacagtcatgatcaatgtacctatgaagtttcatgatcctaggcctaagcgttcttgagttatcatccggaaaccatctggtggacggaccgacagaccgacggaccaaccaacatgtgcaaaacaatataccccctcttcttcgaaggggggcataataagtattTGACTACAAGAATAATCACAAGATATCATGATGCAGAACAGcaaattttttccttctttataaagtaacaGAAACTTTACTTATTgggaaaaaactacaaaattttcaattaaggtgtcaaaaaaaaaaaaaaaaattctaaacacaagagctgtcagaggacagcaggctccactattcgagtgcttgacagtataacgttagccatcatgtggaaattgttcatattcaataatttactaGACGATCTttccaaaaattaaaaaaaggaaacaaaaaaaaatttgagggggggggggtagggggggcggggttgagaggggggtataatgtggtgtgtggtcatttattagatgatctttcacaaataaaaaaaggaaaaaaaaaaaaaaaaattgggggggtgggggggggggggggcagtgaTTTTGGGttggggtgtggggtattgtttggatgGAATTCATTTTGGTATTtttggtattcaggtaagtgttgttttgtcaaagtattaataaaatctgatcataaataaagaagttatggcaatttaagcaaaatgttcaattatttaagtataaaaggggccataattctgtcaaaatgattgatacagttgtttgctcttgtttataggttggggtcatgatggttaacaagtatgcaaaatatgaaagcaatatgtcaagggacacaggaaatatttggggtagtacgcaaacttaaacatagatttatcaataatatgcatattctaagtataaaatataaaaggggcaataattctgtcaaaatgtttgatacagttgtttgctcttgtttaaaggttggggtcatgatggtaaacaagtatgcaaaacatgaaagctatatgtcaagggacacaggaaatatttgggctagtacgcaaactttaacatagatttatcaataatatgcatattcttagtaaaaataggcaataattctgtcaaaatgcttgatacagttgtctgctcttgtttataggttggggtcatgatggtaaacaagtaagaacaagggacacaattgtcacaaaaccaggttttcattgtgaaaaaaaaatctgataaagggagaaaactcaaactgaacttttgaaatgaccaaaaaaaattaaccccctttgtattttttttttttttttaaatctatttttagtcgtggcgaccttgacattggagatattgacgtgattctttcgtgggacacaccgtcccatgatggtgaacaaatgtgccaaatgattttaaaatctcacaatgaatgacatagttatggccaggacaagctcatttatggccatttttgacctttgaactcaaagtgtgaccttgaccttggagatatcgacgtaattatttcgcgcgacacaccgtccaatgatggtgaacaaatgtgccaaatgattttaaaatctgacgatgaacgacatagttatggctcaaacaagctcatttatggccatttttgacctttgaactcaaagtgtgaccttgaccttggagatatcaacgtaattatttcgcgcgacacaccgtccaatgatggtgaacaaatgtgccaaatgattttaaaatctgacaatgaacgacatagttatggcccggacaagcttattccgccagcccgccagccagccagcccgcccgcattcgccaatctaataaccagttttttccttcggaaaacctggttaaaaatatgaaagcaatatgtcaagggacacaggaaatatttggggtagtacgcaaacttttagatttgcacgctaacgccaacgccggggtgagtaggatagctccactatatatatttcatatattatagtcgagctaataaaatgcaacatttaattaGTTTCAATATGCAGCCCTATAGCTTTAATCGAAGTAAATATCATATCGACAACttcaacacttagttatcaatttataaGTATTTGAaagcaaacaagggctgtttgtaaaacatgcatgccccccatatgggctgtccgttgtagtggcagccattgtgtgaatacgttttttgtcactgtgaccttgacctttgacctagtgacctgaaaatcaataggggtcatctgcgagtcacaatcaatgtacctatgaagtgtcatgatcctaggcaaaagcgttctttagttatcattcgaaaatcattttactattttgggtcaccgtgaccttgaccttgtgacctcaaaatcaataggggtcatctgcgagtcatgatcaatctacctatgaagtttcatgatcctaggcatatgcgttcttgagttatcatccggaaaccattttactatttcgggtcaccgtgaccttgacctttgacctagtgacctcaaaatcaataggggtcatctgcaaatcatgatcaatctacccatgaagtttcatgatcctaggcgtatgcgttcttgagttatcatccggaaaccattttactatttcgggtcaccgtgaccttgacctttgacctagtgacctcaaaatcaataggggtcatctgcgagtcatgatcaatctacctatgaagtttcatgatcctaggcgtatgcgttcttgagttatcatccggaaaccacctggtggacggaccgacataccgaccgaccgaccgaccaaccgacatgagcaaagcaatataccccctcttcttcgaaggggggcataaaaatcaaatacaccaatttctcAATATGAAAACAGAAGATGGTGcattttaggtaaaataacatataaatcaaGTTGAATTAATGTTCAGTTATACAAATAAGCCACGTCTTGCCGTCATTAAATTCAAACTTTCAGAATGACACACAGAAGaaaaagattattttaattaCCATAGTTGCTTGAAGACAGTATCATTAACCATCTCAAACAGCCAAtcaatttatcttttttattaaattatgggCATAATTGACACAATTATTCCACTACACACATGCTGTTCTCCGAAGAAAAACATGCCAAAAGCATATGCCATTAGTTAACATAATTGACACAATTATCATGAAATTCACAAAAAACCTTTATGACGGATCATTCTCCATACAATTTCACAAATAAAACGAAATTGTCCAAGCCTTACATGCAAATAGCGCTGATAAGTGCCCTaataacatgaaaaataatgCGTGCCCATTTTCTGTGCAACTCTATTAGGATCATTAGGTAATTCTTAAATGTTCAAACCTTGCAGCAAATTGATATGGCTGAAGATAATTTAATAGCAATATAGGATAATAATTTCATGCATGCTTCTTGAGAATGTATAGACCCTGAGGcagttttttttccataaaagctGTCTATTACAACCCAAGACATTTTCATAAATTGTCAACAAAAACCATAGCAACGGTCTGAATTGATGACATTTTGAAAAAGTGTCTTTTTCTGTTCTGGTAAATTGTGTGCCATAAGTTGCATACATTATTGAGGAGGAGAATTAAGTCAGGCAGCAACACAATGCTGTATTGAAGTATGccgtttttagttggtcgcgttagctcacaaataatgtagaggcaattttgcaagtcagtctgcgttaagtacgctaggaaccataacccgtgactgcctgtgtggataactgcagtaaaatttagcagacgacgaatgctaggaacgtctgctctaaccaccgcatctgcctgtttattgtttccactggtacactacatagtgtgtatgtattcaaaagtatttaacagcttgtaagacaacgttggccagtctagtgtttatcattgaaatctgtacatattggctgctttcagggaaaacggggcttagtgcatgtcgaataagattagcctgtgcacactgattagctgtatcaatgatttgaagagctgtcaccataggatgacttatgccccctataaacgcttgatagaagttatgagcttttttcgaaacctaaacgcagatttcgaaacctaaacgctgaccctaagttccaggtcacaggggtcaaaatttgtgtgcgtatggaaaggccttgtccatatacacatgcatgccaaatatgaaattgctatctgatgcgacatagaagttatgagcatttttcgaaatctaaacgtaaaatgtgacggacagacggacggtccgatcactatatgccctccttcgggggcataaaaatgtcttagaatatcaaaataaatcagaaagccacataaaccagagagagcggacaccatgctaaatccttgaaatgcactaagtgacctagtttttgacccggcattacccatattcaaactggacctagatattgtcttgatacaacttctgaccaagtttggtaaagatcagataaaaactacttctattagagagcagacaccatgctaaatatctgaaatgcactaagtgaccccgtgacctagtttttgacccggcatgacccatattcatacttgacctagatattgtctagatacaacttctgaccaagtttgataaagatcggataaaaactatttgaattagagagcggacacgaaaaaggcgacagattgacagactgacagacagactgacggacagtccgaaaactatatacccccttttcttcgaaagggggcataaaaaaacacatctcgacctgtgctttaagacacactctttataaatttgaatgggttgtggtcatttcaaacttgcgatataaaaagctataacaaaattttgaaaactgagttgcgtcttagattatacaacagcgaacaaattcagtgccttcagggCTTTGATTAGTGTGAGCGTTTGCTCAAACTTATGttacagagcaagttttgcaaatcagtatacgcttaactacgctatggaaagacaaccactgcctgttgcagtaaaattatgcagacgacaaatttgtgacaaagctctagttcaagtagttttcatccgagcttcaccaaacttggtcagaagttgtatctacatgatgtctagacCAAGTTTGAACAtaggtcatggcaggtcaaaaaaaaggtcattgggtcacttagtgcgttctaaacattgagcatggtgtccactctctaattcaagtagttttcatacattcttcaccaaacttggtcagaagttgtatctaggtgatgtgtaactagatgatgtctaggtcaagtttgaatatgggtcatgccgggtaaaagaCTAAGAGATTGGGTCAATTAgttcgttttaaacattgagcttGGTGTTCGCTAtctaattcaagtatttttcatccaatatcgtcaccaaacttggtcagaatttttatctagatgatctctacacaaagtttggacatgggccttgctgggccaaaaactaggtcacggggtcactaagattcagcatggtgtccactctctaattcaagtagttttcacctgatcttcaccaaacttggtcagaagttttatctagatgatcttaaggccaagttcaaacatgggccatgccagatcaaaaactagatcacggggtcacttagtacattatacacattcagcatggtgtccgctctctaattcaagtagttttcatccgatctttaccacgcttggtcagaagttgtg contains the following coding sequences:
- the LOC127876086 gene encoding uncharacterized protein LOC127876086; this translates as MATDSPSNSSGLDLSSSASNKEIKLYSIVLSTTMLVLSILFGGGGCITVLIAIFFRRLHRKLRYILIGILLVVCSAFDFIWCPIEIARLLLHQRNALSGNEISIQTVSSLNYTSSAMYVLLLCALATIIVMICIQNLLKVVRKYDAIPKVKLGIILLLIWLITCIALTVTYVLITMDEKLQSESLSSSKAFHFKLGVQIVWFILMILLVSIMLAIHLHTKVWRERMVTEISNLHSNENFTVPSLIVKSVEEIDEEDIEESSVALPSPDIVKDSPGNGSPTSRCSKSALKKRSASPSSQKVLFADTPSPTRDAPSPKFGERLKKSQNHLDVNMAAILGRRRHTIAQITDPQLDHLQKAKNYNYVRKFSVDISALQAQLENPKIHNSFPFHSQQDIKNTDKESTERPISFGSQQKCNRRSRDEMLTSQEIKEEPENEFDHNEEETGQNPRRPENFPEPSVPSVPSPCASVRSMLSARDSICPTPPMISLTPINGEEKHIDINSVEENDIEDSNLSSQYAAERLHKPCKLSCLLVLTFVLSILPMFITEILWDLCLSNAAYLNTATCMTAISMAQTMIFPQVIFCVDASINKAVHISFVTARLFILGLVHKKEHVPTNDISDTEV